The genomic stretch CAGAGGCTCATCATACCCAATCTGTAGCCAGACCTCTACCAGCGACCATCCACCTGGCCGCCTCTGTCTGGCTTCCTTCCGTGGCCCTGGCCTGGCACTGCCCTTTGGTCTGACATGGGGCCTCCCCCACCTGGGAAGCTTGAGCTGACGCAGCCCCCCACCCGCCGACCCCATTCTGACTTTCTAGAAGAAAGGcagacaacaaacaaacaaatcgaGGACTTCAGGAGTGGGAAGTGTTTCAGGAAACATGAAACAGGGTAAGGGGTGAAGAGAGTGGGGATGAATGTGGAAAGGCGGTGTTAGCAGAGGTGGTCAgggaggcctctctgaggagggggCATTACAGCGGAGACCCGGCGCACCAGCCACGTGAGTcaggtgggggtaggggagaaCACTCCAGGCAGAGGGTGCAGTgcgtgcaaaggcccagaggtaggAGCGAGCTGCGTGAGTCTCAGCACCAGCACGAAGGCCTCTGCACCGTGTTCAGAGCCACGCTGTCTCCTAGACACAGAAATCCAGCCACGTGTGCGATTCAACACGTCCCAGCAGCCACGATAAACCAGGACAAAGAAGCAGGAGACATTAACTCTCGTATTCTAAGTCATTAAACCCAATATACCCTCATGTAGAATCAATAGAATCATTATGAGAAAGAGATTTTCGATTCTTTCCTTCCTATTCTAAATCTTCGAAATCCGATGTGTCTTTTCCGTGACAGCACATCTTCATTTGGACGGTCGAGCACGTTCCACAGACATAGGTAGCTAACGGCCGCGGCATCGGGCAGCGCGCGTTTAGAAGATTAGATATGGTGTAAAAATGTGAGCCCCCGTGTGTTGATAAAAAACAATAGCCGTGATCATAATAGCTTCTGGGCTCTTCGAGGCCTTGTGGATACAAGGAGAGGCTGAccttccttgtcctcctccccGCTGCCAGCCCTTGTCTCCCAGGCAGGGGTAATTGTCCATGAGCCTCTGACATCCCTGTTCTTGAGTCTTCCCAGTACCCTGCAAAAGAAGCATgatcccccattttacagatgggcagGCTGGGGCTCAAGGCAACCAAGTTGCTTCCTAAGTTTGCACAGCCAGATGCAACGGGGTAACATCACAACCTGTGTCTCCTGACCCTCCTGTGGTCGAGTCAGTGACCACAAAGCCTGGACTGAGCCCATGGAATTTGTCTCGGAGCCCCACTGGGCCTCCCCGTCCTGGTTTTATCTCGCTAATCCCCGGCCTGGGAGAGAGGGCCCTGTTTACCCAGCCAGTGCTGACCAGTGCAGTTGCCCCTCCTGGGAGCCCGCTGGCCCGAGCCCACCTCTTcaccggggggcgggggggggggcagctcccTGGGGAAGTGCAGCCACAGAACCTCTGCCCCAAATGTGCTCTGGGATCACGGAAGGGGGCAGCTGCCCTCCCAGTTAGTGCTCTTGGGGGGCCCCTTCAGCCTCCCTGATGGGGATCCTGCTGGCCCCCTTCCGTGGGCTGCTGAGAGCGCCAGGTGAGGCAAAGGGAGTGAAGCCGTCCCTTTAAGAAGCATCCCAGGGGAGGTCAGGAGGGGACCTGCAGAGCCAGGGGTAAaacagggttaggttagggtagGGCGGTGGGCTGGCTCTAGCAGGAGCAAGAGAAGCCCTACCTCACCTGTGAGCTGTGCTGTCTCAGAAACCACGTTTCATCAAGATTCCAGGGGCTCTGAGTGCTTGTGAGTTTGCAAAGCGCTGCCCCATTGGAAACAGCATCAGACAAACTTGGACTCCAACCTCAACTAGCCTCTTAGGCACCCGGGCTCCGTGGGACGTCCCTTACTTCACAGGAGTCTGCCTCCCACACACAAAGAGCAAACACTGTGTGCGAACCCTTACGCTTCTCTGAATCCTTCCTGCAAGCCCATGAGGAGGGTTCTGTcatttcccatttcacagatgcagcAACCGAGGCTCAGTGAGGTCAAGTCCTGGCTCCGGGTCTCACAGCCGGTAACTGGCAGAGCCGGGACTGTCTGACTCCGTGTTGAGTCTGTGACTCCCAAGGGAGGAGCCCAGCAGCTTCCCCGGAGGCTCTCGGAGCCCCCTCTTCACCCCCAAtgccctgcttccctcctccccatgaTGACGGGTCCGACCCTCTCTTCCTGTTCCAGATCATCATCTTTGAGCAGGAGAATTTCCAGGGCCACTCGCATGagctcagcgggccctgccccaACCTGAAAGAAACTGGCGTGGAGAAGGCAGGCTCTGTCCTGGTGCAGGCTGGACCGTACGTAccggggaaggggtggggagaggagggctcGTCTGGTTGGGGGCCACCAGGGTGAGGCGCCTGGGCTGTGGAGCTGGGGGGATCTGCCCTCCTTGCGCCCCCTGGACCGTGCGATTTGGTGGCTGGCAGCCTCTGGAGAGAATTTGAGCTTTGGGGTCAGATAGAGCTGGGTTCGAATCCAGATTCCACCACTTTCAGGCTGTGTGACGCTGGACCAGCaacttccctctctgagccttggctttCTTCCTCTGTGGAAAAAGCCTGACCCCAAGGCCAGCCACTTCCTCAAGGCAGGGAGATGGACACAGTGACTCTCGTGGACTTTTCTGGAGCTGCCAATCTCTGGCTCTGGGCGTGTCCTCCCTCTCCTGCGAGGTTTGAAGCCAGATGTCCCAGCTCTGCAGTCACTGACCCCTTCCCCAATCCGGGGCATCCTGGATTCCAGCAGATTCATGGGCACATGTGGCGGCCAGCAGCCTTGGGTCCCTGACTCCGGAGAGAAGGGGAGGTGGACGGTAGGACGTGACTCTGCCCTGCTCATGTCACACAGCTCAGCACAGCCCACAGGGGCCCGTCCTTGTGGTTCCCTGACCACTCCTTCTCTGCGAGAGCCTCAGGAATTGGTGGTGGCCACCGGTGACCCCCTCCCAAGGGGTCAGGGATCCTCGTGGGGTTCGGGGGTCCTGGGTGACCCATCCCACAGCTCAAGGTTCTCGGGGAATTCTGCAGAATGCAACAGTGTCACTCAAGTCCAGGTCTGCGGGTGTGGAGAACACAGCCGAAGGAATGCCCCTGTCTGGCCTCTGTTACCCGACATGCTCTGGGTGTCTGGCGTGCCCAGGAGCACATCTTCCTGGACAAGTGAAGTTTTGACCATTTAAACACCGTATCTGATTCTCAGTTGCCTTTTTACGTTAACATTTGGATGGAAGAATTTCTCAAACGGACTTGACACCCCTCTGCCTTCTGTTTTTAGAAATAgaacttttgatatttttattaaggaTTGTTGATGGTTCCGAATTGAGTTCTGGAGGACTGAGGTGGCTCGGCTCTTAGCTTGGCAGTGTCTGGAGTTTGATGGGGGAGCTGGGCAAATGTGAGCCCCGGGCGCTCGAGTGACTAGCTGGGGTCCTGCCAGGGGAAGCTGGGGCTGGCCTgacctgccctctctctctgtctccactgcAGCTGGGTGGGCTACGAACAAGCCAACTGCAAGGGTGAGCAGTTTGTGTTCGAGAAGGGCGAGTACCCCCGCTGGGACTCATGGACCAGCAGTCGGAGGACGGACTCCCTCAGCTCCCTGAGGCCCATCAAAGTGGTGAGAGCCTCCTGCTGCTTCTTGCTCCCTCTTCTTTGCCTCCTTGGAGCCAGGGCTCTAGGGACCAGGAGGGAGCCTTCATCTCCGGCACTAGGACCCTTCTGATGGGGCGGGGCACACTTCCTGGCTGTGCAACCTCGCATAAGTCATTCACttccccgggcctcagtttcccatctgtaaaatggggatatttggATCTGCTGCCCTGAGATTCCTGAGGTTAGAACCCATCACAGAGCAATTGCTCAATAAACAGTAGTCATCCTGAGTGTGAAAAGGAATTCTGGGATTGGGTGTGGAGGAAAAGGTGCATTAGCTCGTGTTCATAACTCATGCTGGCGGGACCTTCTGGTGCTTCTTGGATCTTGATTCTTACTAGAATGTGAACTCTTAGAaagggcccagggcccagcaatGCTCAGGTCCACTCCCAAGCCTCCCCAAGGCAGGCTAGCCCACCCCAGAGCTTGATGGAAGTTCGGAGAACTTTGGACTTAGCACCCCATGGACCTGGGTTCCTACATTGGCTCTAGTgctcctagctgtgtgaccttgggcaagcagctttacctctctgagcctcagttttctcatccgcCAGATAGCATAAGGGTCTCTAAAGGGTTAAAGGGGATGGCTAAGAATAATGTCACAGGAACAGGAAGATGGGAAGAGATGTGGTGAGGAAGGAGAGCCAAGAGAGCCAAAGTGCCTGCTTGGGACCCCACCAGCCTGTGTTTTTGGGTGTGTAGATCGTGTCcgccattttgtttttgtttttgttttttttaaagggagcTGAGGGAAAGTAACATATCAGAATTGAATGTGCCTCGAATTATAGACTCTGGAGTGTCACTTGAAAACAACCCAGTGGGTCCCCCAACAAACGGCCGTGTTTAACTGCTGTTTTTGTAGACACTTAAGTAGCAGGGTACTGGGCCAGAAGTCTACAAGCAGATTGTGCTGATCCCAATGCTGGGGCATCTGGACGGGTGGGAAGGCTCACCCTGGGCTCCTCTCCTGCGCTCCCTTTCCCCGCTCCCTATCAACAGGACAGCCAAGAGCATAAGATCATCCTCTATGAAAACCCCAACTTCACGGGCAAGAAGATGGAAATCATAGACGATGACGTGCCCAGTTTCCATGCCCATGGCTACCAGGAGAAGGTGTCGTCGGTGCGGGTGCAGAGTGGCACGTGAGTGGCGACCCAGCCCAGGCTGACCCTGCCCCAGGAGCCCAGACCTGAGGGGTTGGGGTCCTGAGACCCGCTCTGCCCTGGACCCTGCTGATCTTGTATATTTGCGACCTCAGTCTTCCCTTTGGAAAATGGGTGTGGAAATCGTGAGCTTGTATGTGGCTTTCAGGGCCTGCAGTCCCATCCAGATCTGCTTTTTGGCCAATACCCTACCTCTGGGGGAGAGAAAGCGTGGCCTTAACCTCATTCTCCAAGAGCAGGACAGTGAACGTTAGAGGGGTACAGGTGAGGCAGAGTCAGGGGGAATGGAAGGGTAGAGATGAGTTGAGCAGTCTTACCAGAGCTGTGAGTGTCAGGAAGTTCAGCCCACACTGCTTCTTTACTGCATGAGTCCCTGAGTTTAGAAACAGGATGTGTCATTTCCCATTGAATTAAACTTCCTTGGTGCATAGACTCTGGCCATCACCCACCGGGAATTTCTCTTGTACAAAACTTCGATTCTATGGTGTCGCAGACAGGCCAGCGGCAGGGGTGAGCTGGAGCTGGCTCGTACCAGTTTGCAAGAGCCAATTCCTCCATTTTCAGAATTTTTGCGAGCTGGAATCCTTGGGAGCTCAAAATCAGCCatagtgggagtatttacaccacagaaattggaaTATGATACAAATCAAGACCCCTTTTCCCTCCAGAGAGCTGGTTTACCAACACATAGTTGCTGGTAAAATAGTGTGTGGAGTTCTGTATCCGTGATCCTCTTCGTCTATTCATTCGTTATGCAATTTGTTGAGTGCCACTACGTGCCAGGCATCGTGCTCAGTGCTCAGTATGTCAAGGTAAAGAGACCTGGCTTCTGCTCTGTAGAGCGAACAGCCTCGTTGGGGTCAACAGTTAATAATTTAAGAATCCGCCACAAATCTGGACTTCCTCCCTGAAGAAGGGACTCTTGAACTCAGATCCCAAGAAAGCGTAGGAAGTGCAGGTgtagagggaggaaggaaggtcatTCCAGAcagagaacagcatgtgcaaaggccctgtggttgAGGGGCCTGGTGAGTCTGAGGGACTCTACAAACTCCAGACTGGCTAGTgcacagaaagagagggacacAAGACTGAGAGGTAGAGCTGCAGGTGCGCCAGGGGGTGGCCAAGCAGGTCCTTGTCGGCCAGGACTTTGTAACATTTTGGGGAGAAGAAACTAACTTTCATTAGGTGCTCCAAAGAGtgaaggaccccccccccccaaggctggAAATGACTTCAAATGACAGAGGGATCACCGAGGGCTCCTGGGACCTAGCCTACTCTCTTTTGGCCTTGCAGCCAGGCATGAGGTTGGCATGAGGGTGGACAGAGGCAGTTAGGAGACCTGTTTCATTCTAGGTTTCAGTGGGCTTGAGATCATCCCTTCCTCTGATCCCAGTATCAGGTGTGCAGTCAAAAGTTACTTCAAGaggtagtgagctccccatcaagagaaggaagaaagcagaggcTGGATGCCAGAAGGGTGGTGTTCCTGCTTAACAATCAGGAAGTGAGAAATGATTGGGAACTCCCCCTTCCTGGCGGTTTATggatgctctcctctctctctctcttcatctccttTGTCCTCCACGTCCCCCCTCACCCCTGGCCTGCAGGTGGGTCGGCTACCAGTACCCTGGCTACCGCGGGCTGCAGTACCTGCTGGAGAAGGGAGACTACAAGGACAGCTGTGACTTTGGGGCTCCCCATCCCCAGGTGCAGTCCGTGCGCCGCATCCGTGACATGCAGTGGCACCAACGGGGCGCTTTCCACCCCTCCAACTAGTGccccccttttcctccttcccagggGCTCGATCTGCTGCCCAGGATCCCCCCAGACCTCCTGGCGAGTGAATAAAGTGTGACTAGCAATTTGTGTGTTACACTGCCTTTTATCTCCAGTGGGAGCTGGAGTGGGTGCTGcttgcgtgcatgcgtgtgcgtgtgtgtgcgagagacagagagacagagagacagagacagacggAGAGAACCAGAAAGTGTCTGGACTGGGGTAGGACAGCAGAGCCCTCACGGAGACTCTAGAGCtacttggctgtgtgacctcgggcatactctccaacctctctgagcctctgtttctttgcCTGGTTTACAACCGCCTTTGCCCCAGGAGTGGCTGGCTTGGCTGACCTCCTAGCTCCCTTTTCCACGGTTGCTGAGAACCGTCACTCGAGGGGCACGTGAAGGATTCTCCAGCCCTTAAAAACGCCGCCGCTGCCTGCCATTCCCACCTCCGTATGCGATCACCTGGACCCTGGCAGTCTTCTTCGATCTGCCAGAGGAACCAACAACCCTACACTCCCACCGGGTCCCAGGGACATGGCCCAATTACATGTCTCTGCCTTTGCGTGTTCCTTGCTCCCTCTGTTCCTTATCTGGTGGGCTTGATCACTTAGCGTCACGGTCGGCCTGGATTCTAATGTCTGTTGCGGAGCCCTGGCCCGTGATCCGGCCTCAGACAAGTCATTTTGCCTCTCAGAGCCCCCATCTTTgtacttggggggaaaaaacggGGGGGAAAAATAGCTCCTCCCTAATCTGGTTTTGTAGAGATGACATGAGATAACTCAGGCGTTCTCTGGATAACGGGTCATCATTTGCTGGTTCCTGGTAGTGCAAATATCTACTCCCAGAGGGCAACTTCTTTTCACTTTGGATTTGGGACCTTTTGATGTcatggttttaaattttgctgTCGTCTAACATCagtctgttcctttctggtttgTACCTCCCCTGTCTTCTTTAAGAAATTCTTTCTGACCCCAGGtcacaaatatattctccaatatttttttccccctgaaagtTCACAAGCTGTGCTCCTCACATGTAAATTCTCAATCCTTCTGGAGCTGGTCTTTGTGTCTAGGGCATGGCGGCTATCTAGGCTCTTTTTGGATCTCCGTTTTTCCACTTTGGGCCACCGTGGTCCTGGAGTCATTTCTTGAGAAGTCCGTTTCCCCCACAGTGGGGCAatgctccctctgtctcctgtaGGATTGGCGTGTGCACTCACGGAGTCTACCGATGGGGTCTCTCTTCTGTTGCTTGGGCCAATCTGTATCTTCCTGTGCTCTGACCACATGGTGTCAATGATTAGTGCCTTGTAGCAAGTCTCGAACCATTCTTCTTATTCAGAAAGATTTAGATAGCCTCACCCTTGCGTACCTCCATATACAATCATCTCCTTGAATCTGAAAAATGTGCTCTAGTGGTTAACATGTTTACCGCGAGGTGGGGACTAATCAGTTTCCATTTGTTCCTTCATTCTTTGGCCAACACCTACCGAGTGTCTATGCTCTTCCTGGAACCGGGCAGAGAACGGGATACAAAGTAAGTAAGACagacccccctgcccccaggaggctCCCACTCTGGAGAGATTGTAATAGCTTGACAATAAGACCATGGTGATTATTATGGGTGAATTGGTCTCCCCCCAAATCCATGTGTTGAAATTCTAATCCCTGAGGATCTCAGGATGTGACCTTCGTTGGAACTATGGTTGGTGCAGAGGTAATTAGTTAAATGTAGATGAGGTCATAGTGGGTAGGGTTATATGACTGGTGTCTCTATgtaaaggggaaatttggagacacacacacacacacacacacacacacacacctacacacatgGGGAACACCATGTGAAGACGCAGGCAGAGAATGGAGTCATGCAGCAGAAGCCAAGCTACATCCAAGCCACCAGGAAACCACCAGAATCTAGGAGAGAAGCATGGAACACATTCTCTCTCCCATGCCCCCAGAAGGAGccaaccctgccgacaccttgaccttggactgcCAGCATACGGAAttgtgaaagaatacatttctgttgttgaagtcaCTCTGTTTGGGGCACTTTGGGACGGCATCCCTGAGACACTAATACAGTGATGGCAAGAGGAAGGGGCCAAGGACACCAAGAGAAGGCAGGGGTACTGCCTGGGGCATCAGACCTCCCAAAGAAGTGGGGGTGTTGGAAGAAGAGTTGGCATTTTCCAGGCAAATCTTGGGGACAACAATCTTGGCAAAGGGAACAGAGTATGCAAAGTTAGAGATGCAAGAAGGGGCGTGGTGTATTCCAGTGTTCTAGGCATAGAGGGCATTTCAGGGCATGGAAACTTTGAAGGTTGGCTAAGCACAAAGTCCTGAGAGATTGCATGAtgatgatggggggggggagtgtgatGTTCGTGGTGATGATGGTGTGGGCGGTAGGTGGCCCCAAGGGGATTGCCACTTAGCTATTCCTACACACCAACCTACCCAAAACTTCGTGGTAAAACTACAACAATCATGTGTTTTGCTCCCATGTGTCATTCGGGCAGGATGCAGTGGGGACAGTTCATCTCTGCTCCAGATGGAGTCATCTAGGGTAGCTCAAAGCCTGGGGTTAAGTCCCAGGGCTGGGTGTTGGTGCTGGCTGTTCGCTGGGACCTCAGCTAAAGGCTGTCAGATGAGACACCCCCGCACGTGGACACTCCATGCCGCGTGACCTCCCCACAGCATGGTAGCTGGGTTCTAAGAGCAAGTGTCCGAAGAGGAAAGTGGAAGCTTCGTGGCATTCTTAAGACTTAGTCTCAGATGTCATACAGCATCGCTTCCTCCATACTTTTTTGGAAGGTCACATAGGTGGACCCAGGTTGGCGGGGAGGAGACAAAGGCCCCACCAGTCAATGACGGGAAGGTCAGTGTATGGGAGGCGATGGATAGCCATCTTTACAAAACACAGTCCGCTGAGGGAAAGAAGACAACCAGAAACGGGCTTTGACAAGGCGGAGCAGATAGCAGGGGTCCACACGACTGTGGATGGGACACTCTATGAGCTCCTCGTCCTCCTCAGTGAAAGAACAAGGCTGGACAGTGAAAGAATCATTTGGGGTCACTCTCCCCCTACATTGCTCTGattgtctctatttttctttgtgtttccctgtttctctatctctgtttctgttatttctgtctcctccttcctttcctaaccctccccttcttcttcctccctccctctctctgtcaagcggggtccctctccccaccccgccaACACCTCCAAGCCTGGACGGCTCTGCCTCCACTCAGGTCTCCCCAGGGCCATCCCCTAGGCGCAATCCCGCCTCCAGCCACCAGGTGTCAGCAGAGCGTCATCCTCGGGACTCCTCGCTAGGCGGTCCGCTGCCTGGGCCCTGATTGGAGCCAAGCCCCGTCAGTCAAAGCTGGGCGGGGCCTCAGAGCTTCTAGGGGACAGTGGGGAAAAGCGAGGTCTCCCTGGACAGTGACAGAGCAGTGACAGGCCTTATGGTCCTGTCTCTTTCTGCAGCTCTCCTCCCCAAAGCTTGCTGGGAGGAGAAACAAACTCAGCGCCGATTCTTTGCATGAAGAAGGTGCTTCCAGATCACTGTCTCACCCACTGTCACTGGAAGCAAATAGTAGAGCCTCATCCAGCCACTGGATTAGAGTAGacgccctgtgcctcagtttcccctgagATGAGGGAAACACTAGTGCCCGTTCATAGAGCTCcagtgaggattcagtgagatgcCATAGTGAAGTGTTTGGGGCAGTGCCAGCCACACAGCAGGGACTCGGTAAATGAACAGTGTGACAAGTGCTAAGGGGAGGCTGTGCTATCCTGCGGTGCAGTCAGGGAGGGCTCCCAGGAGCAGGTCTTTAAGCTGGGTTTTGTAGGATGAGTAGGAGTTCGTTGGGTGCACAAGGACAGAAGTGCCTTCAGCAGATTCATTCACCAATTTGCTCATTCACTCccatcttcttcctcctgcttctctgttctcttcccgggcctcactcttcctctcctgtcctctccctctgctgcctccttccctgtccttctccctttttctccttttcctctactGCTCTGAATTCCCTTTGCCCCACCTTTTCTtcattccccacctccctcttcctcttctcattctCACCGTGGGCCAGGGATCTGTGTTTCACGAATGCAAGGCCAagtggagaaccactgctctagggtTTGTATTTCTGCAAATCGTTTACCTTTCTGCGTCTTTCTTTAAAACAGGCGAATGACGTTCATGAACAGTGTATGACTAAACTTGTTAATTGCAGgaagttacttttctttttccttaaagaagACAGATTTGAGTGGATTGGGAGCTCCTTTCTCCACATTAACCCAGGAATGAGGAAAGACCAGCCAGGTGGGCCACACGGCCAATTTCCAAGGCAGAAGTCAGAAGCTTGGGTCCAAAATATGGATCTAAATATTGGTCAAATCCTTTCCACCACCCGCACCCTCCCCCCCGAGATTGAgtaggtgcttttttttttttacgtttatttatttttttttagtaatctctacacccaacgtggggcttgaactcacgacctctAGATCAAGACCCTcacgctcttccgactgagccagccaggcaccccagggaggTGCTTTAAATTCACAATTATCACTGGCTTTTTCCATCCTCATACAATGATCAGTCCCTCCCATGAGCCCCTCACCTTCGTGGCAGATGTAATTATCCACAATTTGTTTGGCCCTGCTTCTCAACTGGACTGGAGACTTCATGAGGACAGGATGGGGTCAGCTCACGTCTCCACGCTGCACGACCCACGCACCCATACAGCGCCCGGCAGAGTCCGTGCACTCGCTGGGCGCATGCGTgatgcccctccccttccctcggAGAAGCCCATCCCTGATCCCCTGCTCCTCCCGGTTAGTCCTCAAATGCTCATGCAGCTGGTGCAATAGGGAGGAAACGCTGAGCTGCCGAAACTTCGCTATGTACTCGACCTCCGATGTccgcgccggggggggggggggggggcgggaccAGGGCGGCCCAATTCCAGTTTCCTCCATGCCCGGAGCGTAGTAGTCCGACCATAAGGGACTGCATGAATGCATGAGCAAATGCAGGGCTCCCAACTTACATATTTCTTCTTCTgagctcctctcctccccctaaGTCCACCCACAAATGCCCACCTCGCACTTATCACAACGGTAGCTCGATGGTGAGTTGGGTAGCTGGGTAATTACTTATTTAATGCTGGTTTTGCATTAGAAGGAAAGCTCTGAGACACGCCTCCGTGTCACTGCAGTATCACACCCCTGGGACCATGACCGGCTCATGGTGGGCATTCAGGATTGCTGGCTGATTTACTCACTCTCTGACCCGCAACAATCTGTGGGttgttcccattttgcaggtgagcactgaggctcagagagggggctGTGACTTGCACAAGGCCACACTGGTGAGAAGTGGGAAAGTGGAGTTCAAACCCAGGGCTCTCTCTGACCCTCGGTCATCAGCGTCTCTGGAAGGTCGGGGGATTGCCCTTTGGAGCTTCCAGTACCAGAGATGCTGATGGGCAGGGCACCCTGACCCCGGCTTTAAAAATAGTCCTTTTCTTGTCCTTCCTCCCTTGGGTCTTTGATGCTGACCGGCTGGCTGGTGGGGCTGCtaggtcccggggtcctggggctgCTGACACAGGCTCTGTGGGGTGTGCGGGCTGGAAGCCAGGCATGGTTGGCATGGCAACATATTCTTAAAACTAAGGGTTCGCTCCCATCATGAGGAAGTAGTTCACTGGTAATGGACTTGGCATCAGGAAGCTTCGGCCAGACTGCCCCGAAGGAGATGCCTGGAAG from Ursus arctos isolate Adak ecotype North America unplaced genomic scaffold, UrsArc2.0 scaffold_34, whole genome shotgun sequence encodes the following:
- the CRYBB2 gene encoding beta-crystallin B2, with translation MASDHQTQVGKPQPLNPKIIIFEQENFQGHSHELSGPCPNLKETGVEKAGSVLVQAGPWVGYEQANCKGEQFVFEKGEYPRWDSWTSSRRTDSLSSLRPIKVDSQEHKIILYENPNFTGKKMEIIDDDVPSFHAHGYQEKVSSVRVQSGTWVGYQYPGYRGLQYLLEKGDYKDSCDFGAPHPQVQSVRRIRDMQWHQRGAFHPSN